GCACATGCCGCTGCCGGCCACCGACGATCCGGCCTGGCAGAAGCTGGCGCGCAGCACCGGCGCCAGCTCGCGCGAGGAAATCCTGGCCGACATCGGCCTGGGCAAGCGCCTGGCCGCCGTCGTGGCGCGCCGCTTCGCGCCCGAACACCAGCTGGTGGCCACCACCGCCGCGGCGGTGGACGAGCTGACTTCGGCGCGCAGCGCGCCGATCCTGATCCAGGGCAACGAAGGCCAGGCGGTGCAACTGGCGCCGTGCTGCGGTCCGTTGCCGGGCGACCCGATCATCGCCGGCATGCGCATGGGCCACGGCCTGGTGGTGCATACCGCCGATTGCCCGGTGGCCATGCGCCAGCGCCTGCGCGAACCGGAACGCTGGATCAACGTCGCCTGGGACGCCCACACCGCCAAGCACCTGGCCACGCGCCTGGACATCGTCACCCGCAACGAGCGTGGCGTGCTGGGCCGGCTGGCCGCCGAAGTCACGGCGGCCGACGCCAACATCATGCATGTGACGATGCACGATGACGCGGTCTCGACGGTGTCGCTGCACCTGACCATCCAGGTCGACAGCCGCAAGCACCTGGCGCAGGTGATTCGCGCCATCCGCCACGTGCCGCAGGTGCAGAAGATCGTGCGCGTGAAGGGCTGAGGGGCGGGAGGGAGCCCACCCCCGAAGCGCTGCGCGCTTCCCCCTCAAGGGGGCATGTCTACGGACCGGCGGAGCCGGATCCGTGACATCCCGCTTGAGGCCGTTTTCATTGCGGCCTTTGAAGCGTAGGGCGATCCGCGCTCAGGCTACGTGCTGCAGGAAGTCCTTCAGGCGCTGGCTGGGCGGATTGCTCAGCAACTCCGCGGGCGGACCGTCGTGCGCGATCTTGCCGGCGTCGATGAAGATGAGGCGGCTGCCGACCTTGCGCGCGAATTCCATTTCGTGCGTGACCACCACCATGGTCATGCCCTCCTCGGCCAGGTCGCGCATCACCTTCAGCACTTCGTGGCGCAGTTCCGGGTCGAGCGCCGAGGTCGGCTCGTCGAACAGCATCAGCTTGGGCTTGATCGCCAGCGCGCGGGCAATCGCCACGCGCTGCTGCTGGCCGCCGGACAGCTCCGACGGATAGTGGTTCATGCGCTCGGCCAGCCCGACCTTGCGCAGCAGCTGCTCGGCCAGCTCGCGCGCCTCGTCGCGGCTCTGGCCGCGCGTATGCACCGGGCCGAACATGACATTCTGCAGCGCGGTCATCTGCGGGAACAGATTGAATTGCTGGAACACCATGCCGGCCTCGCGCCGGATCTCGCGCACCTGGGCGGCGCCGCCGTGCACGCTCAGGCCGTCGACCAGCAGGTCGCCGCCGTTGATGGTCTCGAGCACGTTGATGCAACGCAGGAAGGTGGACTTGCCGGAGCCGGACGGCCCCACCACCACGACCACTTCGCCCGCGTCGATATTGAGCGAAATGCCGTCCAGTACCGTGGACTCGCCGAACGTCTTGGTGACGTCGTGAAATTCAACCATGCTCATAGTATGCGCATCCTCTTTTCCACCAGGTGCAGGATCAGCGCCATCGTGCCCGTCAGGATCAGGTAGACGATGGCGATCGCCGACCAGATCTCGACCGCGCGGAAGTTGCTGGCCATGATTTCCTGGCCCTGGCGGGTCAGTTCCGCGACGCCGATCACGATGAACAGCGACGAATCCTTCAGGCTGATGATGCACTGGTTGCCCAGCGGCGGAATCATGCGGCGGAACGCCACCGGCCCGATGATGTGGAACAGGATCTTGTGAAACGGCAGGCCCATCGCCTGCCCGGCTTCCTTCAGGCCCTTGTGGACCGATAGCAGCGAACCGCGCACGATCTCGGAGATATAGGCGCCCGAGTTGATGATGAGCGTGACGATGGCCGCCCACTCGGCGTCCACCCGGATGTTCGCCAGCAGCGGCAAGGCGAAATAAATGAACATCACCTGCACCACGATCGGCGTGCCGCGGATCACCGCGACGTACACCTGGGCGATGCCCGACAGGATCGGATGCCCGTAGGCCCGCGTCACGCCGGAGAGCGCGCCCAGCAGGAATCCGCCGAACAGGCCCCAGAAAGTGATCTTGATGGTCATCTGCGTGCCCACCCACAGGTTGGGCAACGCATCCATCACTACATTCCAGTCAAAATCCACGATTACCCCTCAATGGCGCGCCTGCGCGCCGCATCCTGGCGGGAACGCCCGGCGACGCAAGCGACTCGGGGCCGCCCCGTCCCGGGCCCGGCGTCGCCGGAGCGAAGCGCCGGGGCCCCAGACTGCCGGGCGGCCCCGAAATGCAACATCAATCCGACGCAGAAGCTCAGGGCTTCTTGCCGAACCACTTCTCGTAGATGGCGTCGTACTGGCCGTTGGACTTGAGCGTGGCCAGGGCCTTGTTGACCTGCGGCACCAGTTCGCTGCCCTTGGGGAAGGCGATGCCGTAGAAGTCGCCGCTCTTGACCGAGCCAACCACCTTGACGCGGCCCTTGCCGGCCGTGTTGGCGTAGTACTGGACGTTGGGCGTGTCGTGCACGGCGGCGTCGACCCGGCCGGTGGCCAGTTCCAGGTAGGCGTTGTCGATGTTGGGGAACAGCTTGAGCTTGGCG
The window above is part of the Achromobacter deleyi genome. Proteins encoded here:
- the glnQ gene encoding glutamine ABC transporter ATP-binding protein GlnQ; protein product: MSMVEFHDVTKTFGESTVLDGISLNIDAGEVVVVVGPSGSGKSTFLRCINVLETINGGDLLVDGLSVHGGAAQVREIRREAGMVFQQFNLFPQMTALQNVMFGPVHTRGQSRDEARELAEQLLRKVGLAERMNHYPSELSGGQQQRVAIARALAIKPKLMLFDEPTSALDPELRHEVLKVMRDLAEEGMTMVVVTHEMEFARKVGSRLIFIDAGKIAHDGPPAELLSNPPSQRLKDFLQHVA
- the glnP gene encoding glutamine ABC transporter permease GlnP → MDFDWNVVMDALPNLWVGTQMTIKITFWGLFGGFLLGALSGVTRAYGHPILSGIAQVYVAVIRGTPIVVQVMFIYFALPLLANIRVDAEWAAIVTLIINSGAYISEIVRGSLLSVHKGLKEAGQAMGLPFHKILFHIIGPVAFRRMIPPLGNQCIISLKDSSLFIVIGVAELTRQGQEIMASNFRAVEIWSAIAIVYLILTGTMALILHLVEKRMRIL